The proteins below come from a single Candidatus Limnocylindrales bacterium genomic window:
- the rplL gene encoding 50S ribosomal protein L7/L12, translating into MAQVTMEDVISFIENMSVLQLNELVTTLQNRFGVTAAAPVAAGPATTVAAPAEKKEEKTEFNVILTGAGEKKIQVIKVVRELTGLGLKEAKDLVEAAPKPIKEGISKEEAENIKKKIEEAGGTVEIK; encoded by the coding sequence ATGGCACAGGTTACCATGGAGGATGTAATTTCCTTCATCGAAAATATGTCGGTTCTACAACTCAATGAACTGGTTACGACCCTTCAAAACAGGTTTGGTGTAACAGCTGCGGCTCCTGTAGCTGCAGGACCTGCTACCACGGTGGCGGCTCCTGCTGAGAAGAAAGAGGAGAAAACAGAGTTTAATGTGATTTTAACAGGGGCTGGAGAGAAAAAGATCCAGGTTATCAAGGTTGTCCGGGAATTAACAGGACTCGGTTTAAAAGAAGCTAAGGACCTGGTTGAGGCCGCTCCGAAACCTATCAAGGAGGGCATTTCCAAAGAAGAAGCAGAGAACATTAAGAAAAAAATAGAAGAAGCGGGTGGAACCGTTGAAATAAAATAA
- the rplK gene encoding 50S ribosomal protein L11 — MAKKVVAQVKLQVPAGQANPSPPVGPALGQHGVNIMEFCKQFNAQTQGQEGLIIPVIVTIYSDRSFTFVTKTPPAAVLLKRAAGIAKASGEPNRNKVGKVTKTQVREIAKLKLPDLNTDTLEAAVRTIEGTARSMGIEIVE; from the coding sequence ATGGCTAAAAAAGTAGTGGCTCAGGTGAAATTACAAGTACCGGCTGGACAGGCAAATCCTTCTCCTCCCGTAGGACCTGCCTTGGGTCAACATGGGGTTAACATCATGGAGTTTTGTAAGCAATTCAATGCTCAAACCCAAGGACAAGAGGGGTTGATTATTCCTGTCATTGTAACGATTTATTCAGATCGATCTTTTACTTTTGTTACAAAAACTCCTCCGGCTGCGGTCCTCCTCAAACGAGCTGCAGGGATTGCAAAGGCCTCTGGAGAACCCAATCGAAATAAAGTCGGTAAAGTGACTAAAACTCAGGTTCGAGAAATCGCAAAGTTAAAACTGCCAGATCTCAATACCGATACTCTTGAAGCGGCCGTTCGAACTATAGAAGGAACGGCTCGAAGTATGGGAATCGAAATCGTCGAATAA
- the rplA gene encoding 50S ribosomal protein L1 yields MPKHGKKYQESLKLIDRNKKYGLSEGIQLIKQVAYANFDETVEMAIRLGVDPRKADQMVRGSVVLPHGIGKTVRVLVFAEGEKEKEALEAGADYVGKDEYIEKIQQGWLEFDRVIATPNLMGAVSKLGKILGPRGLMPNPKTGTVGFEVGRMVKEAKAGKVDFKVEKAGIIHAPIGKKSFSAEKLIENAKALLETVLRLKPATSKGQYIRSIAVSTTMSPGIRLDPVGVVAEIR; encoded by the coding sequence GTGCCAAAGCATGGTAAGAAATATCAGGAGAGCCTCAAATTGATCGACAGAAATAAAAAGTATGGCCTGTCCGAAGGAATCCAGTTGATTAAACAGGTGGCCTATGCGAACTTCGATGAGACTGTGGAGATGGCTATCCGACTGGGCGTAGACCCCAGAAAAGCCGATCAAATGGTTCGTGGTTCGGTTGTACTTCCCCATGGAATAGGTAAAACGGTCCGGGTTTTAGTCTTTGCAGAAGGCGAGAAGGAAAAAGAAGCCCTGGAGGCCGGAGCTGATTATGTGGGAAAAGATGAATATATAGAAAAAATTCAGCAGGGCTGGCTTGAATTCGATCGGGTTATCGCAACCCCTAATCTCATGGGAGCTGTGAGCAAATTAGGTAAAATCCTGGGCCCTCGAGGGCTTATGCCGAATCCGAAGACCGGAACGGTGGGTTTTGAAGTAGGAAGAATGGTAAAGGAAGCTAAAGCTGGTAAGGTGGATTTCAAGGTTGAAAAAGCAGGAATTATCCATGCTCCCATCGGGAAAAAGTCATTCTCGGCTGAAAAACTCATTGAGAATGCCAAAGCTTTATTGGAAACGGTCCTGAGACTCAAGCCTGCTACCAGCAAAGGTCAATATATTCGCAGTATAGCAGTTTCTACTACGATGAGCCCGGGGATAAGGCTAGATCCTGTGGGAGTCGTAGCGGAAATCCGCTAG
- the rplJ gene encoding 50S ribosomal protein L10: MVKPEKVEEVESLKKSFEKSSLAVCVDFRSVNVDQISRLRKQLRTFPVEYKVVKNTLTRLAIQNTPFQPLEQFLSGPTGVAFFQGDPATPIKVLTKFAKDVPNFQIKGGVIDGTPLGPQEIEKLAELPSREVLLAQLLATMKSPITNLVWTLQGVLRQLIYTLQAIADKKANA, translated from the coding sequence ATGGTTAAACCTGAAAAAGTTGAAGAAGTCGAATCTCTGAAGAAAAGTTTTGAAAAGAGCTCCCTGGCCGTTTGTGTTGATTTTCGAAGTGTAAATGTAGATCAAATTTCCAGATTGCGAAAGCAGCTCAGAACCTTTCCGGTAGAATACAAAGTGGTAAAAAACACTCTGACCAGGCTTGCTATTCAGAATACCCCGTTTCAACCCCTAGAACAATTTTTATCGGGCCCAACCGGGGTTGCCTTCTTCCAGGGAGATCCGGCAACTCCCATAAAAGTATTAACAAAATTTGCTAAAGATGTCCCGAACTTTCAAATCAAGGGTGGGGTTATCGACGGTACGCCCCTAGGTCCTCAAGAAATAGAGAAGCTTGCGGAACTCCCCTCCCGAGAAGTATTACTCGCCCAGTTACTGGCGACGATGAAATCACCTATTACAAATTTAGTATGGACCTTACAGGGGGTTTTACGACAACTTATTTATACCTTGCAGGCAATAGCAGATAAAAAAGCGAATGCGTAA